DNA from Prosthecobacter vanneervenii:
CGATGAAACTCACCAAGGCTTACCGCATCCGTCATTCTAAACTCGGAGCTAATGCCCATTTTTTGGAGAAAATACTGCGCCGGGGTCTTGTCCACGACGAACACATTGACCTTGTTTTCGTAGGCGGCGGTGATGAGCGCCTCGTGGTTGTTATACAACATCATTGGAGTGATGTTGTTCTCCTGAAGAAGCTTGACGACAGTGTCTCCCAGCCGGGCAGCCACAGGGAACCCACGCAGCGAAGGAATATCCTTCACCCCAGAAATCGAAGACCGGAAGAAAATGGGGGTTTCAATGGTGACGTATGGCCTGCCAAAATCCAGAAAAGCCGCGCGCTCGCTCGTTTTGACGATGGAGTCAATGACATCAAACTCGCCAGCTTTCATCCGGCGCACTGCTTCATTCATGTCCATTCCATGAATTTCAGCGGTGACGCCCGTCCTCTTTTCCCAAACCCTCCACTGATCGATGATGATTCCCTGAAGCGCCCCCTCTTCAGTCCTGAAGGCATACGGGGGGAAGTTGTCATCCACGACGATGCTGATTTTGCTCGGGGGAAGAGCGGCCGGCGCGGAAACATGTCCAAAGAGCGAGAGCCACAACAGGACTAACAGACCTTTGGCAAAAAGGGTCTGAAATCGGCCAAGCACCAAATCAGCCCGGCTTTTTATCGGTTTTACAAAGGATTGCATAGCCGGGAATCCAGCCGACGGCGAATGATATAACATACGCGAGTCTGCCATCACACGCTGCATTGATTTTGCGCACATGGAGGATGAACAGGTGGTTTGGCTGCCTGGTAAGCGAAATTCATGTTTTTAGAAAGCAGCCGTGACCTGCGAGCAAAGCACAGAATTCAGCTTCTGGAGCAAAGTCTCGGCAGTGTAAGGTTTGGGGATGAAGTGCTTCACGCCGGCACTGGTGGCCTTGGCCACCATGTCCTTCACACTCAAGCCGCTGGCCGCGATGATACGCACCTGTGGATTCATACGCATGAGCACCTGGATCGTAGCCGGGCCATCCATGACAGGCATCATCATATCGGTAAGCACCACCGAGATCTGGTCCTTGTACTCAGCATACAAGGTGGAAGCCTCCACTCCGTCTGCTGCGGGAAGAACCCGATAACCGAAAGACTCCAAAGTCTGACCGGTGATCTTCCGCACGGCGTCTTCATCATCAATGAGCAGCACCAACTCGCCGTGGCCGCGAGTCATGACTGGCTGATCCGCAGGCTGCTGGCCAGCCGCCGCCGTCATCTCCATCTGCGCGGGGAGATAAACCTGGAACTTTGATCCTTTGTCGGGCTCGCTGGATACACGGATAAAACCCTGATGGCTTTTGATGATGGCGAGCGCGGAGGACAGCCCGAGCCCTGTCCCCCTACCCTGCTCTTTCGTGGTAAAGAAGGGTTCGAAAATACGATCCACCACTTCCGGAGGCATGCCTGTGCCGGTATCCTCAATCTCGACGAGCAGAAACGGACCCGGCTTGGCTCCAGCGATCATGGAAGCACACTGGGCGTCCAATTGGAGATTGCTGGCCCGAATGTTGATAAAACCGCCCGAAGGCATGGCATCACGTGCGTTCACACAGAGATTGAGAAGCATTTGATGAATCTGCGTGGGGTCCCCCTGAACCACCCAGAGGTCTGCTGGTATCTGAGTGCTGACCCGGATGTTCTTATCAAAGGTTTCACTGGCGATTTTTTCCACGCCTTTGAGCAGATGCCCGGCCTGGACTTCCACCCGCTGCCCCTCGACACCACGCGAGAAAGACAGCACCTGCCGCACCATTTCAGCGCCGCGCCGGGCGCTATTTTCAATAGTAGCCAGCACACCCATGCGCACAGGGTCCTGCTCATGGAGCTTCAGAAGCTCGATGGACATCATGATAGGTGTCAGGGCGTTGTTGAGATCATGGGCGATGCCACCAGCCAGCGTGCCAAGGCTCTCCATGCGTTGGGCACGCAGCAGCTGTCCCTCCACCTTTTTTCGTTCGGTAATGTCTGTGTTGATGACCAGAATGCTACGAGGCTGGCCAGTTGTGTCTCGAAGAAGAGTCCAGCGAGCCTCCACCACAAGCTTGCGACCATCCTTGGTCACCTGTTGAAGCTCCCCATCCCATTCTCCAGTCTGGAGGACTTTTTCGCAGGCCTGTTGAAACAAGTCCGAATTCACCTCCTTGAGCTCTGTGCGCAGATGTCCGACTGCTTCTGCCGCAGTCCAGCCGTAAAGGAGTTCGGCGCTTTTATTCCAGTAAGTGACTCTGTTATCGAGTCCGCAGACCATGATGGCGTCCCGCGAGAGGTCGAGAAGCGATGCTTTTTCAAAAGCCATCTGCTGAGAGATCTGCAGCTCATGGGTGCGCTGCCTGACACGCTGCTCCAGTTCCAGCATGTGCCGCTTGGATTCCTGGAGGAGGCGCGACTTTTCAGTCAGCGAGATGGCCAGCTGGAGCACCTCGATGATGTCGAACGGCTTCTTCAAAATGAGCATGCGGTCTCCCGGCATGATCTGCTCCCGCACTTCATTCCAGGAGCAATCTGCGTAGGCGGTGCAGATGACAATCTGCATATCCGGACAGACCTGCCAGATCTGCCGTGTGGTTTCGATGCCGTCCCAGCCTGGAGGCATGCGCACATCCACAAATGCCATGGCGTAGGGCTGTCCTTCGGCCATTGCCTGCTTGACCATCTGAAGCCCTTCTTCTCCCTGGCTAGCGGCATCGACGACGAAAGTCTGGACCTGCCGGGTGGTGCCAAATAGTGCAGCCTCAACCGCATCCAGATCGTCACCTGCAATGTCTGCCGGGGCCAGGATTTTACGAAAGTCATCGTGAATGGACCTGTTGTCATCAATGACCAAAATGCGCCTGCTGGCGTCTCTCGTGCTAGTCGTTATCATGATTAATCAATGTTCCAGCGGCAGTGTCAGGGTGAAGGCAGCCCCCAGGCCAACGCCGTCGCTGTGAGCGCTCAATGTTCCTCCGAGCTCCCTGGCCGCCAGCGCACCGCTGTGAAGGCCGAAGCCATGTCCCTGCTTCTTGGTGGTAAAGCCGTGAGAAAAGATTCTCTGGAGGTTTTCCGAGGCAATGCCGACGCCGTTATCAAGGACGCAGATTTCCAGCATGCCTTCCTGATTGAGAGACGCTTTGACGGTCATGCGGCGGTCGCCATCGCTCTTGTGATCGAGTGCATGCTTGGCGTTGCTGAGGAGATTGACCAGGATCTGCATGACCTTGTGGCGGTCTGTTTTAAGCGGCGGCACGGGAGCTATTTCCCTGATCACATTGACCTCATGGCGGCTGAAGCTGGCGGCATTGATGCGGATGCTGTCCTCGATGAGGTCCGCCACTGACAAAATCTCCACCACACCTGTGCCCCGCGCGTAGCGCTGCTGCATGGCCACGATCTCCTTGATATGATCGATGTTTTTCTGAAGCGTTTCCATTTCCTTGAGGATGGCCTGCTGAGGCTCCGCGAGGTGCGTGGCCAGCTTGAGAAGATATTCAGGCAGCATCTTGCCACGGGGATCGGTGGCAAGGAAGGCAGGCAGGTCCGCCTGGTGCTGCTGCAGCAGTTCGGCTGCATTTTTCAGGCTTCCGATTCTAAACTCCCTGACCTTGCCGGCAGCGAGTTCCGCGGAAACCCCGACGCTGTTGAGGACATTGCCCACATTGTGCAGAACACTGGTAGCGACCTCAGCCATGCCAGCCAGTCGAGAGGTCTCCAGAAGCTCGGCCTGCGTGCTGTTCAGCTCTGCAGTGCGCTCCACGACCTGACGCTCAATTTCCATGTTGCTGCCTTCCAGAGTGGCACGGCGAAGTGCTATCTCATGCATCTCCTGCCTCATCCTGAGAATGGCAACGAAGAGAATGACGTCTTCAAACAGCACCCATGCTGCGTGCTCGACCCAGCGCCATGAACTGGCCGTCAGCACACCAAAAACGGACTGCGGCCAGAAGAGCCCGCGGATCAGATGATCGCCCGCCACGACGACGGTGGCGGTCATGAGCACTTTCCAGTCACGGTAAAAAGCGATGAATGCCAGAGAGCCAAAGACATGGAAATGTGTCTCGATACGTCCCCCGGTGAGATGGATGAGCAGCGCCGAGGTAAGCATCTGTGCGGCCGCGATGACATGACGAGTCAGTGCCAGCCCGGGCTGCTTGTGAGCAAGCCACACCGGGAAGGCCGTGATAGCTCCACCCAGCAACAAGGCGGCCCATACGTGCACATGCACCTGGCTGGAGTCACCAATCCAAGTGCGGGGAGAAATCCACAAAGCGGCGGCAATACCCGCCAGCCACTGCACGATCATGAGCCTGGAGAAGAGCTGGTCTGTATGGCGATGGAGATCAAACTCTGCAGCATGAAACAAAGCCGCCTCGCGCTGTTGCAAAACCGTTGGGGGCAGCGTCAAAAGGTGAATGTCGGCATCTGGCTGCGCAGTCCCTTTATGCGAACGTTCCTTTGCTTCGACAGCACGAGGGAGCGAGGCTGCCTCTTTAGCTTCGTTGCCTACAGGCAGTGTGTTGGCGGCTATGGCTGACATGTGGTGCATTCCTTGGTTTTCTTTTCGCGACTGAGGGCGCAGCCAAACACCGGCGTGCTGGCAAAGCTGAGTGAGCGGTGCTTCACGAGCGCCGCAATGGCATCGCTCCCAGGATTATCTCCTGCATGACCGCGGGCAGGGGTGATCCCGCCTTGGAAACACAGCCTGCCTTCGGCGTCGTAAAGCAGAGCCTGCCCAGAGGTCCTGGCACTGAAAAGACGAGCTGTCCTCCCCTGATCATCCATGTGAACTTCGACGCCAGGAATGGCGGCGGCGGCATGCCAGAGATCCGTTTTAACCCAATCGGCATCGAACCCCTCGGGCTGAATGAACCAAATGTGAGCCGAGACCCTGCCGCTGCAAGCAGCCATCAGACGCTCCATCTCCCCCAAAGTGGCGCGTGAGCAAGAGCAACGCGGATGCAGAAACAAGACCAGCCGAGGCAGTGCCGAATCTCCAGGCATTGCCACGGTATCCGGCCAGCGCGCAGGCGCGGCACCCGCGTCTCCAGCCGTCTGCGAATACTGGGCCATCAAGAGCGTGCCGGTGAGCACCGCTGACAACCAGATCAGAGCGAAAAGCGAAGTGCTTTTTCCTGTTTTTTGGGGGGCGTCATATTCCGAGCCACGCACTTCGTGAGATGCTGGCGTTGAATGAGATGAATTGGGCTGGCTGGGTGCAGACACCCTAAAAGATAAGGGATCACTTCAAACCACCCCAACTAAGCCATGCCTTATTTCACAGGAACGAACCGCTTAGACGCGTTGAATTTTGGATTCCAACTTTCTTACTGCATTCTAATAGCCATGTCTTCAGTACCAGGAAGAGAGTCGGCAACGGGGCTGCGCAAAGCCCTGTCCCCATTGAAGCTTTCGCTATGCGCGTGCTTGTAGCCCGCTGGGTCCAAGGTCTGCCACAAACGGTCGCGTCTCTCACTGGAACAGGCAGACAAAAGCCCTGAGGAGAGCAACATGAAACAGGACACAGCCAGGGTAGCGAGTGAACAAGGGGACTTCATGGGTCGGCGGGGGTATTACTTCTGCCCGTAATACGCGCCCGGACCGTGTTTGCGCAAATAATGCTTTTCCAAGATGTGTGCAGGTATCTGGCCTATGGCAGGGTTTAAGGCAGAAGCGCCCAAGGCCATGTTGGCGCACATTTCAAGGGCGATGCTGTTTTTGAGGGAATCCATGGCATTTTTCCCAAAGGTAAACGGCGCGTGGTGAAGCTGGAGGACCGCGGGCATCTCTAGAGGGGAGAGCTGGAGCTCGCGCAGGCGCTCCACGATGGCGACGCCGGTGAAGTGCTCGTAATCCTCAGCAACCTCGGCAGGAGTGAGGGCGCGCACGATGGGAACCGTGCCGTGAAAGTGATCTGCGTGCGTGGTGCCGTAGCAAGGGAGCTCACGTCCGGCCTGTGAAAACATGGTGGCATGCAGGCTGTGGGTGTGGGTGATGCCGCCGATCTCCGGAAACTCGCGGTAGAGCACCAGGTGGGTCTTGGTGTCTGAGGAGGGGCGCAATTTTCCCTCCACCACCCGGCCTTCGAGATCGAGAACGACCATGTCCTCGGGGGTGAGTTCCAGGTAATCCACCCCGCTGGGCTTGATGGCCCAGAGGCCGGAGGCGCGGTCGATGCCGCTGACATTTCCCCAGGTGAGGCGTACGAGGCCGCTGGGCTCAAGGGCACGGTTGGCTTCACAAACTTGTTCGCGGAGGTCTTGGAGGGTCATTAATGGCATGAAAGCCAGAACATCCTGCAATTCCACTAACATAAAACGTCCCGAGAGGCGTTATAACATTGATCCTTGAGGGTTGACGTGGAGAATTCTCCAGTTGACCAGTACTGTTTATTCACATGCCTCCACCTGCCGCACCTCCCGCCGTTCCTGACCAGGAAGCCATCTCCAAAGCCTCCTTCTGGGTGGCTCCGCTTCGCACTGAAATAGCCCGTGTGCTCGTCGGCCAGACCGCCCTGGTGGACAGGCTGCTGGTGGCTCTGCTGACCAACGGCCACGTGCTGCTGGAGGGGGTGCCAGGGATCGCGAAAACACTGGCGGTGCGCACGCTCTCAGGGACATTGAAGGCGAAGTTTCAGCGCATTCAGTTTACCCCTGACCTGCTGCCTGCAGACGTCATCGGAACGATGGTTTATCACCCGAAAGATGGCACCTTCACCCCCCGCCTGGGCCCCATCTTTGCCAACCTGGTGCTGGCAGACGAAATCAACCGTGCCCCGGCCAAGGTGCAGAGTGCGCTGCTGGAGGCCATGCAGGAGCGGCAGGTCACGATCGGTGAAAACACGCATAAGCTGCCGGATCCCTTCATGGTGCTGGCAACGCAGAACCCGATCGATCAAGAAGGAACCTACACGCTGCCTGAGGCGCAGCTGGACCGATTCCTTTTGAAAGTCAGAGTAACTTACCCCACCCCGATCGAAGAACGCCAGGTGCTGGATGCGATGGCCACCTCGGCTCCGAAACTGGATGTGAGCCAGGTGGCGGATGTGTCCGCCATCAGCGCTAGCCGTGTGGTGGTGAACGCGCTTTTCATGGACGAAAAAATCCGGGACTACATCGTGGCCCTGATCCATGCGACGCGTCATCCTGAAACACTGGCCCCGCACCTGAAGCTGCTGATCCGCTGCGGGGCATCCCCGCGTGGCACGATCAATCTGGCACTGGCCGCCAAGGCGCTGGCTTTCCTGAATGGCCGGAACTACGTGATCCCGCAGGACATCAAGGACCTGGCACCGGACATCCTGAGACACCGAATCCTGCTCTCCTATGAAGCCGAAGCCGAAGGGGTGACCACGGACGACGTGATCAAAACCCTTCTGGACAAGCTGCCGGTTCCTTAAAACCGCCCACACTGTGAACCGGGAAACAGCGCAGAACGACAACGACGCCAGGCTCACGCGCATCCTCAAGCGCGTGAGACGGATCGAGCTGCTGACGCGCGGCATGGTCAAGGAGATGCTGGGCGGGCAATACCACTCCCGCTTCAAAGGGCAGGGCATTGAGTTTGATGATTTCCGTGAGTACCAGCCGGGGGACGATGTGCGCTTCATCGACTGGAACGTGACGGCGCGCATGAACGACCCGTTTGTGCGCAAGTACGTGGAGGAACGTGAGCTGACGGTGATGCTGTGCGTGGATGTAAGCAGCTCCGGCGACTATGGCAGCCAGGAGGACACGAAGCGCGAGCGCGCCGCAGAGATCGCGGCGGTGTTTGCCTTCAGCGCCATCCAGAACCAGGACAAGGTAGGTTTAACGCTTTTCTCCGAAGGGGTGGAGCATTACCTCCCCGCACGCAAAGGCGGGCCGCATGCCATGCGCATCCTGCGTGACATCCTGAACAACGAGCCTGAAAAGCGGGGCACCGACATCAAGGTGGCGTTGGATCTGGCTCTGGAAAGAATTGCCCACCGGGCGCTGATCATCCTGGTGTCCGACTTCATCACAGCAGACAGCTCCTGGGAGAAAAGCCTGCGCGCAGTCGCCGCCAAACACGACGTAGTGGCGGCACAAATTCTGGACCCCCGAGAGATTACCCTGCCGAACGCCGGGAGAGTCTGCCTGGAAGACCCTGAAACGGGAGAGCAGTTTTTGGTCAACACGTCGAACCCGGGTGTTCGTGAACTGTATGAGCAGCGGGTGAATGAACGGCAGAACGCCCTGGTGCACCTGCTGCGCCGCTGCGGGGTGGAGCGCATCACGGTGAGGACTGACGAAGACTACGTGCCTGCGCTCAAGGCATACTTTCGTTCTCGTCGAAGGAGGAAACGCGGATGAACATCGCCTCCCTCTCCGCATCTTTTTTCCTGGCTCAATTTTCAGGCCCACCGCCGCTGCCGCACCCGGAGCTGCCTGCGCCCGATGGAGTGAGTCTTCCTCCGCCGTGGTGGTTGCCCTGGCTGGCGGTGCTGGTTCTGGCAATGCTGATTGCGCTGGTGGTATGGCTGCTGGTGAGGCCAAAGCAGACGCCAGCCCCGCCGCTGCGCCAGCCCTGGACCTCCGCCTTTCGTGCCTTGAGCGATCTCCGGACCCGAACGCAAACCGTGCCACCGGCGGAAATGAGCCACCGGATCTCACAGATCCTGCGCAGATACCTGCAGGAGCGCTACTCCGTCCCGGCACCAGCCCGTACCACACGTGAGATTTTCGATGCCAAAGCAGAGCGCCAGCCCGGCTTGCCGCTGACACGTGCGCAGGGACTATGGATTGAACGATTTGAGCCTGTTGCACGCTTGTGTGACGACATGTCCTTCATGCCCGCGCCGCGCACTGAAGAGGAGTCTTTAATGCTGATCGACCAAGCTCTCGCACGTTTGCAGGAGGAGAAGCTATGATGATCCCCGGCCTATCTGGATTTCAAATCCTGCACCCCCTGTGGCTGGTGCTGCTGCCCCTGGTGCCGCTGCTGGGAATGCTGCGCGGAGCACGTGGAAAACGGGCCGCGATCCAATTTCCCACTGCCGCGCTGCTCAAAGACCTGGGCACACCTGCTCGAAGCCGGGTCGGCGGCTTTGTCGTCGGGCTCATTTTGATCAGCCTGACGTTTGGCATTCTGGCACTGTCACGACCGCAGAAGGTTCTGTCCTACGATGAAGAAAAGGCGGAAGGCATCTCCATCATGCTGACGGTGGACGTGTCTCTCTCGATGCTGATCGAGGATTTCTACATCGGTGGACAGCCGGTGAACCGACTGACCGCCGCGAAGCGCGTGATGGCTGACTTCATCAAAGGCCGCCGCAGCGACAAGATCGGGATCGTGGCCTTTGCAGGGGAAACCTACCTGCCCTGCCCGCTGACGATGGACCGGGACTGGCTGATCAATAACCTGGACCGTGTGCAAACCCAGCGCGTGGGGGACGGCACCGCGATCGGCTCCGGCATCGCGTCAGCGGCCAACCGCATGCGACGCGAGAAAACACCCAGCAAGGTGATTGTGCTGCTGACAGACGGCGCCAACAACTCCGGCCGTCTGAGCCCGCAGGACGCAGCCAAGCTGGCAGCCACACTGGGCATCAAGATCTACACGATAGCGATCGGCACACCGGGCATCCATAGCATTCCCGACCCTAAGCGCGGCACATTTACACCAGTGGGGCAGCAGTTGTTTGATGAAGGCACGCTCAAAGAGGTGGCCGCCATCGGCAGCGGGCAGTTTTACATGGCGCAGAACCTGAGCTCCCTGAGCGATGTGTTTGCCACGATCGACAAACTCGAAAAAACCAAGATTGAACACCATAAAATCGTCGAGACTGAAGAGCTGTTTCCCTGGCCGCTGGCGGTATGCGCCACCGCCTTGTTTCTGGCGCTGCTGCTGTCTCTGACCGTGCTGCACTCGGCCCCGGAACCAGTCGCCACCTGATCGTCATGTCCTTTGCCCATCAACATCTGCTGTGGTTTCTGCTGATCGTGCCTGCGCTCGTGGGGCTGAAGCTGCTGGTGGATGCGCACGGCTCCAAGGCGGAGCGGCTTTTCACCGCAGAGCGCCTCCGTCCGGCACTCGTCGTGGGCCGCTCTCGCTGGCGCTCTTGGCTGGTTTATGTGCTTTATATTCTGGCCATGGCGTGCCTGATCCTGGCCGTGGCGCAGCCGCGCTGGGGGGATGAGAAGCTGGAGATCCCAGACAAAGGGCGCAATGTCTTCATCGCGATCGACACCTCACGCTCGATGCTGGCGCGTGATGTGCCGCCAGACCGGCTCACGCGGGCGCGGCTGGCAGCGCATGACCTGGTCATGGAGCTGGGAGGAGAGCGCATTGGCCTGCTGGCCTTTGCCGGCCGAGCCTACCTTCAGGCACCGCTGACAACGGACCATGACGCCATTATCGAGAGCCTGCTAGCTTTTGACCATACCATCATTGAATG
Protein-coding regions in this window:
- a CDS encoding hybrid sensor histidine kinase/response regulator produces the protein MITTSTRDASRRILVIDDNRSIHDDFRKILAPADIAGDDLDAVEAALFGTTRQVQTFVVDAASQGEEGLQMVKQAMAEGQPYAMAFVDVRMPPGWDGIETTRQIWQVCPDMQIVICTAYADCSWNEVREQIMPGDRMLILKKPFDIIEVLQLAISLTEKSRLLQESKRHMLELEQRVRQRTHELQISQQMAFEKASLLDLSRDAIMVCGLDNRVTYWNKSAELLYGWTAAEAVGHLRTELKEVNSDLFQQACEKVLQTGEWDGELQQVTKDGRKLVVEARWTLLRDTTGQPRSILVINTDITERKKVEGQLLRAQRMESLGTLAGGIAHDLNNALTPIMMSIELLKLHEQDPVRMGVLATIENSARRGAEMVRQVLSFSRGVEGQRVEVQAGHLLKGVEKIASETFDKNIRVSTQIPADLWVVQGDPTQIHQMLLNLCVNARDAMPSGGFINIRASNLQLDAQCASMIAGAKPGPFLLVEIEDTGTGMPPEVVDRIFEPFFTTKEQGRGTGLGLSSALAIIKSHQGFIRVSSEPDKGSKFQVYLPAQMEMTAAAGQQPADQPVMTRGHGELVLLIDDEDAVRKITGQTLESFGYRVLPAADGVEASTLYAEYKDQISVVLTDMMMPVMDGPATIQVLMRMNPQVRIIAASGLSVKDMVAKATSAGVKHFIPKPYTAETLLQKLNSVLCSQVTAAF
- a CDS encoding sensor histidine kinase, with the protein product MSAIAANTLPVGNEAKEAASLPRAVEAKERSHKGTAQPDADIHLLTLPPTVLQQREAALFHAAEFDLHRHTDQLFSRLMIVQWLAGIAAALWISPRTWIGDSSQVHVHVWAALLLGGAITAFPVWLAHKQPGLALTRHVIAAAQMLTSALLIHLTGGRIETHFHVFGSLAFIAFYRDWKVLMTATVVVAGDHLIRGLFWPQSVFGVLTASSWRWVEHAAWVLFEDVILFVAILRMRQEMHEIALRRATLEGSNMEIERQVVERTAELNSTQAELLETSRLAGMAEVATSVLHNVGNVLNSVGVSAELAAGKVREFRIGSLKNAAELLQQHQADLPAFLATDPRGKMLPEYLLKLATHLAEPQQAILKEMETLQKNIDHIKEIVAMQQRYARGTGVVEILSVADLIEDSIRINAASFSRHEVNVIREIAPVPPLKTDRHKVMQILVNLLSNAKHALDHKSDGDRRMTVKASLNQEGMLEICVLDNGVGIASENLQRIFSHGFTTKKQGHGFGLHSGALAARELGGTLSAHSDGVGLGAAFTLTLPLEH
- the araD gene encoding L-ribulose-5-phosphate 4-epimerase AraD, which produces MTLQDLREQVCEANRALEPSGLVRLTWGNVSGIDRASGLWAIKPSGVDYLELTPEDMVVLDLEGRVVEGKLRPSSDTKTHLVLYREFPEIGGITHTHSLHATMFSQAGRELPCYGTTHADHFHGTVPIVRALTPAEVAEDYEHFTGVAIVERLRELQLSPLEMPAVLQLHHAPFTFGKNAMDSLKNSIALEMCANMALGASALNPAIGQIPAHILEKHYLRKHGPGAYYGQK
- a CDS encoding AAA family ATPase, which encodes MPPPAAPPAVPDQEAISKASFWVAPLRTEIARVLVGQTALVDRLLVALLTNGHVLLEGVPGIAKTLAVRTLSGTLKAKFQRIQFTPDLLPADVIGTMVYHPKDGTFTPRLGPIFANLVLADEINRAPAKVQSALLEAMQERQVTIGENTHKLPDPFMVLATQNPIDQEGTYTLPEAQLDRFLLKVRVTYPTPIEERQVLDAMATSAPKLDVSQVADVSAISASRVVVNALFMDEKIRDYIVALIHATRHPETLAPHLKLLIRCGASPRGTINLALAAKALAFLNGRNYVIPQDIKDLAPDILRHRILLSYEAEAEGVTTDDVIKTLLDKLPVP
- a CDS encoding DUF58 domain-containing protein; amino-acid sequence: MNRETAQNDNDARLTRILKRVRRIELLTRGMVKEMLGGQYHSRFKGQGIEFDDFREYQPGDDVRFIDWNVTARMNDPFVRKYVEERELTVMLCVDVSSSGDYGSQEDTKRERAAEIAAVFAFSAIQNQDKVGLTLFSEGVEHYLPARKGGPHAMRILRDILNNEPEKRGTDIKVALDLALERIAHRALIILVSDFITADSSWEKSLRAVAAKHDVVAAQILDPREITLPNAGRVCLEDPETGEQFLVNTSNPGVRELYEQRVNERQNALVHLLRRCGVERITVRTDEDYVPALKAYFRSRRRRKRG
- a CDS encoding DUF4381 family protein, yielding MNIASLSASFFLAQFSGPPPLPHPELPAPDGVSLPPPWWLPWLAVLVLAMLIALVVWLLVRPKQTPAPPLRQPWTSAFRALSDLRTRTQTVPPAEMSHRISQILRRYLQERYSVPAPARTTREIFDAKAERQPGLPLTRAQGLWIERFEPVARLCDDMSFMPAPRTEEESLMLIDQALARLQEEKL
- a CDS encoding VWA domain-containing protein, coding for MMIPGLSGFQILHPLWLVLLPLVPLLGMLRGARGKRAAIQFPTAALLKDLGTPARSRVGGFVVGLILISLTFGILALSRPQKVLSYDEEKAEGISIMLTVDVSLSMLIEDFYIGGQPVNRLTAAKRVMADFIKGRRSDKIGIVAFAGETYLPCPLTMDRDWLINNLDRVQTQRVGDGTAIGSGIASAANRMRREKTPSKVIVLLTDGANNSGRLSPQDAAKLAATLGIKIYTIAIGTPGIHSIPDPKRGTFTPVGQQLFDEGTLKEVAAIGSGQFYMAQNLSSLSDVFATIDKLEKTKIEHHKIVETEELFPWPLAVCATALFLALLLSLTVLHSAPEPVAT